A stretch of the Streptosporangium sp. NBC_01755 genome encodes the following:
- the ruvC gene encoding crossover junction endodeoxyribonuclease RuvC, which yields MRVIGVDPGLTRCGLGAVEGRPGAPLSLVKVGVVRTPADDEIGARLVAIETGIEQWLDELAPDAVAVERVFAQHNLRTVMGTAQASAVAILCASRRGLPVALHTPSEVKAAITGSGTADKRQVGMMVTRLLRLDAMPKPADAADALALAICHVWRGGAQSRLAEAAAKAMSGPGTTAAAYFRGRGRAGYPRGTTK from the coding sequence CTGCGGGTCATAGGGGTCGATCCCGGGCTTACCCGATGCGGGCTCGGTGCCGTCGAGGGGAGACCCGGCGCACCACTGAGCCTGGTCAAGGTCGGAGTGGTCCGCACCCCCGCCGACGACGAGATCGGCGCCCGGCTGGTGGCGATCGAGACCGGCATCGAGCAGTGGCTCGACGAGCTCGCACCCGACGCGGTGGCCGTGGAGCGGGTCTTTGCCCAGCACAACCTCAGAACCGTGATGGGCACCGCGCAGGCCTCCGCCGTGGCGATCCTGTGCGCTTCCCGCAGGGGGCTGCCGGTCGCCCTGCACACGCCGTCCGAGGTCAAGGCGGCGATCACCGGCAGCGGCACGGCGGACAAGCGGCAGGTCGGCATGATGGTGACCCGGCTGCTGCGGCTGGACGCCATGCCCAAGCCCGCCGACGCCGCCGACGCGCTCGCCCTCGCGATCTGCCACGTGTGGCGGGGCGGAGCCCAGAGCAGGCTGGCCGAGGCCGCCGCGAAGGCCATGAGCGGCCCCGGCACGACCGCCGCGGCCTACTTTCGCGGCCGGGGCAGGGCCGGATATCCGAGAGGAACCACGAAGTGA
- the ruvA gene encoding Holliday junction branch migration protein RuvA — translation MIASVRGQVTAVAPDGAVVEVGGVGVLVHCTPGTLATLRTGEEARLATSLVVREESLTLFGFATDDERGIFEMLQTANGVGPKVALAMLAVHTPNALRMAVATADVKALTRVPGVGPKGAQRIIVDLKDRLGTPEEAVGAVLNGRVAAPAWRDQVHSGLVGLGYSVRDADEAVAAVAPRADAELAEGRTPQVSALLKAALSALSTR, via the coding sequence GTGATCGCCTCGGTGCGAGGACAGGTGACCGCGGTCGCCCCCGACGGGGCGGTCGTCGAGGTGGGCGGGGTGGGAGTGCTCGTGCACTGCACGCCGGGCACGCTGGCGACGCTCAGAACGGGCGAGGAGGCCAGGCTGGCCACCTCGCTGGTGGTCCGTGAGGAGTCGCTGACGCTGTTCGGCTTCGCCACCGACGACGAACGCGGGATCTTCGAGATGCTGCAGACGGCCAACGGGGTCGGCCCCAAGGTCGCCCTGGCGATGCTGGCCGTGCACACCCCCAACGCGCTCAGGATGGCCGTGGCCACCGCCGACGTCAAGGCGCTGACAAGGGTCCCCGGGGTGGGCCCGAAGGGCGCCCAGCGGATCATCGTCGATCTCAAGGACAGGCTCGGCACGCCGGAGGAGGCGGTCGGCGCCGTGCTCAACGGACGCGTCGCCGCGCCCGCCTGGCGAGACCAGGTCCACTCCGGCCTGGTCGGTCTGGGGTACTCGGTGCGGGACGCGGACGAGGCGGTCGCCGCCGTCGCGCCCCGGGCCGACGCGGAACTGGCCGAGGGCCGCACCCCGCAGGTGTCGGCGCTGCTCAAGGCGGCACTCAGCGCGCTGAGCACGCGATGA
- the ruvB gene encoding Holliday junction branch migration DNA helicase RuvB translates to MSSERDLVSPDAEGDERNIEAALRPKRLEEFIGQARVREQLSLVLQSALRRNRPPDHVLMSGGPGLGKTTLSMIIATELSVPLRITSGPALERAGDLAAILSTLSEGEVLFIDEIHRMARPAEEMLYLAMEDFRVDIVVGKGPGATAIPLEIAPFTLVGATTRAGMLPAPLRDRFGFVAHMDFYGVAELEEVLHRSARLLGVTLPGDAATEIAGRSRGTPRIANRLLRRVRDFAEVRAEGVVTRDVAAAALNLYEVDAEGLDRLDRAVLGALLRKFGGGPVGLSTLAVAVGEEPETVEVVAEPFLVRQGLLARTPRGRVATAAAWTHLGLVPPPDAFGASFLVDLGDDAQQI, encoded by the coding sequence GTGAGTTCCGAACGGGATCTGGTGTCGCCGGACGCCGAGGGCGACGAGAGGAACATCGAGGCGGCGCTGCGGCCCAAGCGGCTGGAGGAGTTCATCGGCCAGGCGCGGGTGCGCGAGCAGTTGTCCCTGGTGCTGCAGAGCGCGCTGCGGCGTAACCGGCCGCCGGACCACGTGCTGATGAGCGGCGGTCCCGGGCTGGGCAAGACGACCCTCTCCATGATCATCGCGACCGAGCTGTCCGTGCCGCTCCGGATCACCTCGGGGCCCGCGCTTGAGCGGGCCGGTGACCTCGCGGCGATCCTGTCGACCCTCTCCGAGGGCGAGGTCCTGTTCATCGACGAGATCCACCGCATGGCCAGGCCCGCCGAGGAGATGCTCTACCTCGCGATGGAGGACTTCCGCGTCGACATCGTGGTGGGCAAGGGGCCGGGGGCGACCGCGATCCCGCTGGAGATCGCCCCGTTCACCCTGGTCGGGGCCACCACCAGGGCGGGCATGCTCCCCGCGCCGCTGCGCGACCGCTTCGGCTTCGTCGCGCACATGGACTTCTACGGGGTCGCCGAGCTGGAGGAGGTGCTGCACCGCTCCGCGCGTCTGCTGGGCGTGACGCTGCCGGGCGACGCCGCCACCGAGATCGCCGGCCGCTCGCGGGGCACGCCCCGCATCGCCAACCGCCTGCTGCGCCGCGTCCGCGACTTCGCCGAGGTGCGCGCGGAGGGCGTCGTCACCAGGGACGTCGCCGCCGCCGCGCTCAACCTCTACGAGGTCGACGCCGAGGGGCTCGACAGGCTCGACCGGGCGGTGCTCGGAGCGCTGCTGCGCAAGTTCGGCGGCGGCCCGGTGGGGCTGTCGACGCTGGCGGTCGCGGTGGGGGAGGAGCCGGAGACGGTCGAGGTGGTCGCCGAGCCCTTCCTGGTGCGGCAGGGACTGCTGGCCCGCACCCCCCGCGGCCGGGTCGCGACCGCCGCGGCCTGGACCCATCTTGGGCTTGTGCCCCCGCCGGACGCCTTCGGCGCCTCGTTCCTCGTCGATCTTGGGGATGATGCTCAGCAAATCTAG